From one Streptomyces sp. N50 genomic stretch:
- a CDS encoding allantoate amidohydrolase produces the protein MWRELLPIGRHPDSHGYRRYAWTGADAECRAWFEEQAKSRGLTYELDRNGNQWAWLGDPAAGDAVVTGSHLDSVPDGGAFDGPLGVVSSFAALDELRCRGAEFTRPLAIVNFGDEEGARFGLACVGSRLTAGQLTVEQAHRLTDGDGVTLPQAMAAAGYDADAIGPDPERLARIGAFVELHVEQGRALDLSGDRVGIASAIWPHGRWRFDFRGEANHAGTTRLVDRRDPMLSYAETVLAARREAQLAGAVATFGKIAVEPNGVNAIPSLVRGWLDSRAADQETLDTVVTGVEKAAREYAEAHGIDLDIVRESFTPVVEFDHALRDELARVLGKGKGKETELTVPVLGTGAGHDAGILSGSIPTAMLFVRNPTGVSHSPAEFAAEDDCVAGVTALADVLEGLACR, from the coding sequence ATGTGGCGCGAGTTGCTCCCCATCGGCCGACACCCCGACTCTCACGGCTACCGTCGCTACGCCTGGACCGGTGCCGATGCCGAGTGCCGGGCCTGGTTCGAGGAGCAGGCCAAGTCACGCGGCCTGACCTACGAACTCGACCGCAACGGCAACCAGTGGGCCTGGCTCGGCGACCCCGCCGCCGGGGACGCTGTCGTCACCGGCTCGCATCTCGACTCGGTGCCGGACGGTGGGGCCTTCGACGGCCCCCTGGGTGTCGTGTCGTCCTTCGCCGCGCTCGACGAACTCCGGTGCAGGGGAGCGGAGTTCACCAGGCCGCTCGCCATCGTGAACTTCGGGGACGAGGAGGGCGCCCGCTTCGGGCTCGCCTGTGTCGGGTCGCGGCTGACCGCCGGGCAGCTCACCGTCGAGCAGGCGCACCGGCTGACCGACGGCGACGGGGTCACGCTGCCGCAGGCCATGGCGGCCGCCGGTTACGACGCCGACGCCATCGGCCCCGACCCCGAACGGCTGGCCCGTATCGGCGCGTTCGTCGAACTCCACGTGGAACAGGGCCGCGCGCTGGACCTCTCCGGCGACCGGGTCGGCATCGCCAGCGCGATCTGGCCGCACGGACGCTGGCGGTTCGACTTCCGGGGCGAGGCCAACCACGCCGGTACGACGCGGCTGGTGGACCGGCGGGACCCCATGCTGTCGTACGCCGAGACCGTGCTCGCCGCCCGCCGCGAGGCCCAACTCGCGGGCGCCGTCGCCACGTTCGGGAAGATCGCCGTGGAGCCGAACGGCGTCAACGCGATCCCCTCCCTGGTGCGCGGCTGGCTGGACTCCCGCGCCGCCGACCAGGAGACCCTCGACACGGTGGTCACCGGCGTGGAGAAGGCGGCCCGCGAGTACGCCGAGGCGCACGGCATCGACCTCGACATCGTCCGGGAGTCCTTCACCCCGGTCGTCGAGTTCGACCACGCCCTGCGCGACGAACTCGCCCGAGTCCTGGGGAAGGGGAAGGGGAAGGAGACGGAGCTGACCGTCCCCGTCCTGGGCACCGGTGCCGGACACGACGCCGGAATCCTCTCCGGGAGCATCCCGACCGCCATGCTGTTCGTGCGCAATCCCACGGGCGTCTCGCACTCCCCGGCCGAGTTCGCGGCCGAGGACGACTGCGTGGCCGGGGTGACCGCACTCGCCGACGTACTGGAAGGGCTGGCCTGCAGGTGA
- the hutU gene encoding urocanate hydratase yields the protein MSGPRPVRAPRGTELSALGWQQEAALRMLQNNLDPEVAEHPDKLVVYGGTGKAARDWRSFDAMVRTLRTLKQDETMLVQSGRPVGVMQTHEWAPRVLIANSNLVGDWANWEEFRRLEALGLTMYGQMTAGSWIYIGTQGILQGTYETFAAVAAKKFNGTLAGTITLTAGLGGMGGAQPLAVTMNDGVAICIDVDPRAIERRIEHRYLDVKADNLRHALELAVEARDARRPLSIGLLGNAAELLPQMLAEGAPIDIVTDQTSAHDPLAYLPVGMAFEDMADEAAKDPAGFTTRARESMARHVEAMVGFMDAGAEVFDYGNSIRGEAQLAGYERAFAFPGFVPAYIRPLFSEGKGPFRWAALSGEASDIHKTDKAILDLFPENESLHRWIKLAGERVHFQGLPARICWLGYGERDKAGERFNDMVASGELAAPLAIGRDHLDCGSVASPYRETEAMLDGSDAIADWPLLNAMVNVASGASWVSIHHGGGVGMGRSIHAGQVSVADGTKLAGEKIRRVLTNDPGMGVIRHVDAGYDIAERVADERGVRVPMREGDDA from the coding sequence ATGTCAGGACCCCGCCCCGTACGAGCACCCCGCGGTACGGAACTGAGCGCCCTGGGATGGCAGCAGGAAGCCGCCCTGCGGATGCTGCAGAACAACCTGGACCCCGAGGTCGCCGAACACCCCGACAAGCTCGTCGTCTACGGCGGCACCGGCAAGGCCGCCCGCGACTGGCGCTCCTTCGACGCCATGGTCCGCACCCTGCGCACCCTGAAGCAGGACGAGACGATGCTCGTCCAGTCGGGCCGCCCGGTCGGCGTGATGCAGACCCACGAGTGGGCGCCGCGCGTCCTCATCGCCAACTCCAACCTGGTCGGCGACTGGGCCAACTGGGAGGAGTTCCGGCGCCTTGAGGCCCTCGGCCTCACCATGTACGGCCAGATGACCGCCGGTTCCTGGATCTACATCGGCACCCAGGGCATCCTCCAGGGCACCTACGAGACCTTCGCCGCCGTCGCCGCGAAGAAGTTCAACGGCACCCTCGCCGGAACCATCACCCTCACCGCCGGCCTCGGCGGCATGGGCGGCGCGCAGCCCCTCGCGGTCACGATGAACGACGGCGTCGCGATCTGCATCGACGTCGACCCGCGCGCGATCGAACGCCGCATCGAGCACCGTTACCTGGACGTCAAGGCCGACAACCTGCGCCACGCGCTGGAGTTGGCCGTCGAGGCCCGCGACGCCCGCCGCCCGCTCTCCATCGGCCTCCTCGGCAACGCGGCGGAGCTGCTCCCGCAGATGCTCGCCGAGGGCGCTCCCATCGACATCGTGACCGACCAGACCTCGGCCCACGACCCCCTCGCCTACCTCCCGGTGGGCATGGCCTTCGAGGACATGGCCGACGAGGCCGCGAAGGACCCGGCGGGCTTCACCACCCGCGCCCGTGAGTCCATGGCGCGGCACGTCGAGGCGATGGTCGGCTTCATGGACGCGGGTGCCGAGGTCTTCGACTACGGCAATTCGATCCGCGGCGAGGCCCAACTCGCCGGGTACGAGCGGGCGTTCGCCTTCCCCGGCTTCGTCCCCGCCTACATCCGCCCCCTCTTCTCCGAGGGCAAGGGCCCCTTCCGCTGGGCCGCCCTGTCCGGCGAGGCGTCCGACATCCACAAGACGGACAAGGCGATCCTCGACCTCTTCCCGGAGAACGAGTCCCTCCACCGCTGGATCAAGCTGGCCGGCGAGCGCGTCCACTTCCAGGGCCTCCCGGCCCGCATCTGCTGGCTCGGCTACGGCGAGCGCGACAAGGCCGGTGAGCGCTTCAACGACATGGTGGCCTCCGGCGAGTTGGCGGCCCCGCTGGCCATCGGCCGCGACCACCTCGACTGCGGCTCCGTCGCCTCCCCGTACCGCGAGACCGAGGCCATGCTCGACGGCTCCGACGCGATCGCCGACTGGCCGCTGCTGAACGCGATGGTCAACGTGGCGTCGGGCGCGTCCTGGGTCTCCATCCACCACGGCGGCGGCGTCGGCATGGGCCGCTCCATCCACGCGGGCCAGGTCTCCGTGGCCGACGGTACGAAGCTCGCCGGCGAGAAGATCCGCCGCGTCCTGACCAACGACCCCGGCATGGGCGTCATCCGGCACGTGGACGCGGGCTACGACATCGCGGAGCGGGTCGCGGACGAGCGGGGCGTGCGGGTTCCCATGCGCGAGGGTGACGACGCGTGA
- a CDS encoding diaminopimelate decarboxylase, with protein sequence MTGAPVNDGNQGHTDGIDPGTDPRTHPRTDPRTERTARRDEAVQAAVEQGLLRPGAPIAALLDVTGIRESAAALRAAFDEVTAPGTPVLHAFAVKASPLVPVLRLLHEEGIGAEVASPGELALARAAGVRPERTVLDAPAKTPAELREALALGIAVNADNPQELERIDALMRSATSRSPLGIRVNPQIGGGSIAALSTATATSKFGVALRDEGAREWVVRAYAERPWLTRLHAHTGSQGIPLALLARGVAETYELAEEINSRLGRPQIDTLDIGGGLGVNFGSDATTPTYAQYARLLKEAVPGLFDGRYGLVTEFGRSMLAKQGTVVARVEYAKSAGGRPIAITHAGVQVATRTVYAPQSWPLRIAAYDGKGRPKSGADVVQDVAGPACFAGDLLAEGQALPLLEQGDYAAALDTGAYYFAAHYAYNSLARPGIYGFVRDGSGGVSFATVRKPQTVAEIVAESGGAHAAALTTLRTPGRR encoded by the coding sequence ATGACGGGGGCTCCAGTGAACGACGGAAACCAGGGTCACACGGACGGCATCGATCCCGGCACGGATCCCCGCACCCATCCCCGCACCGACCCCCGCACCGAACGCACCGCCCGCCGGGACGAAGCCGTACAGGCCGCCGTGGAGCAGGGGCTGCTGCGGCCCGGCGCCCCGATCGCCGCCCTGCTGGACGTCACCGGCATCCGGGAGTCGGCGGCGGCGCTGCGCGCGGCGTTCGACGAGGTGACGGCGCCCGGGACCCCCGTACTGCACGCGTTCGCCGTGAAGGCGAGTCCGCTCGTGCCGGTGCTGCGGCTGCTGCACGAGGAGGGCATCGGCGCCGAGGTGGCGAGCCCGGGTGAACTGGCCCTCGCGCGGGCGGCGGGCGTACGGCCGGAGCGGACGGTGCTGGACGCGCCCGCGAAGACCCCGGCGGAGCTGCGGGAGGCGCTGGCGCTGGGGATCGCCGTGAACGCCGACAATCCGCAGGAGTTGGAGCGGATCGACGCGCTGATGCGGTCCGCCACCAGTCGCTCCCCGCTCGGGATCCGGGTCAATCCGCAGATCGGCGGCGGGTCGATCGCCGCGCTCTCCACGGCCACGGCGACCTCGAAGTTCGGGGTGGCGCTGCGGGACGAGGGGGCGCGGGAGTGGGTGGTGCGCGCCTACGCCGAGCGGCCGTGGCTGACCCGGCTGCACGCGCACACCGGGTCGCAGGGCATCCCGCTGGCGCTGCTGGCGCGGGGCGTCGCGGAGACGTACGAGCTGGCCGAGGAGATCAACTCCCGGCTCGGGCGGCCGCAGATCGACACGCTCGACATCGGCGGCGGCCTGGGGGTGAACTTCGGTTCGGACGCGACGACCCCGACCTACGCGCAGTACGCGCGGCTGCTCAAGGAAGCGGTCCCGGGGCTGTTCGACGGGCGGTACGGGCTGGTGACCGAGTTCGGGCGGTCGATGCTGGCCAAGCAGGGCACGGTGGTGGCCCGGGTCGAGTACGCGAAGAGTGCCGGCGGGCGGCCGATCGCGATCACGCACGCGGGCGTGCAGGTGGCGACGCGGACGGTGTACGCGCCGCAGTCCTGGCCGCTGCGGATCGCCGCCTACGACGGGAAGGGGCGGCCCAAGTCGGGGGCGGACGTGGTGCAGGACGTCGCCGGACCCGCGTGCTTCGCGGGGGATCTGCTGGCCGAGGGACAGGCCCTGCCCCTGCTGGAGCAGGGTGACTACGCGGCCGCGCTGGACACCGGGGCGTACTACTTCGCGGCGCACTACGCCTACAACTCCCTTGCCCGGCCCGGCATTTACGGCTTCGTGCGGGACGGCTCCGGGGGCGTGTCGTTCGCGACCGTGCGGAAGCCGCAGACGGTCGCGGAGATCGTGGCCGAATCCGGCGGGGCGCATGCCGCCGCGCTCACCACCCTGCGGACGCCCGGGCGCCGTTGA
- a CDS encoding transcriptional regulator, with product MTAVKATPTTPPPRLPVRTKSDAGDRGWGGVSPMLTRLAAEEATGVLVRERGSLHLVDGHVVHAESPSAPGLDLLLTAHGTLRTEAWEAAAKATDDRHATTRLLLDGGLLSPGALELCHLGALYDAAYFVLAPSSTPGRFRYGVTHPLGSVRPVPVAALERETLRRRDLLHRVWPDAATDGAPLVRADPVAPPPVTARQAAVLAQVDGVRTAPDIARALGRRAYPTLLDVRRLVSAGLVSPRPPAPAAAPLPDVTDPDITLLKRLRDALEAL from the coding sequence ATGACCGCGGTCAAGGCCACACCCACCACCCCGCCGCCCCGGCTGCCCGTGCGGACCAAGTCCGATGCCGGCGACCGGGGTTGGGGCGGCGTCTCCCCGATGCTGACCCGGCTAGCCGCCGAGGAGGCCACCGGCGTCCTCGTCCGCGAGCGCGGCAGCCTGCACCTCGTCGACGGCCATGTCGTGCACGCCGAGAGCCCGTCCGCCCCCGGCCTCGACCTCCTCCTCACCGCGCACGGCACCCTGCGCACCGAGGCCTGGGAGGCCGCGGCCAAGGCGACCGACGACCGGCACGCCACGACCCGACTCCTGCTGGACGGCGGCCTGTTGAGCCCCGGCGCGCTGGAACTGTGCCATCTCGGGGCCCTGTACGACGCGGCGTACTTCGTGCTCGCGCCGAGCAGCACCCCGGGCCGTTTCCGCTACGGCGTCACGCATCCGCTCGGTTCCGTGCGGCCGGTTCCGGTGGCCGCACTGGAGCGCGAGACCCTGCGCCGCCGCGATCTGCTGCACCGGGTGTGGCCGGACGCGGCGACGGACGGCGCGCCGCTGGTGCGGGCCGACCCCGTCGCGCCGCCGCCGGTCACCGCCCGGCAGGCGGCGGTGCTGGCCCAGGTGGACGGCGTCCGGACGGCGCCGGACATCGCGCGGGCGCTGGGGAGGCGGGCGTACCCCACGCTGCTGGACGTCCGGCGGCTGGTGTCGGCGGGGCTCGTCTCGCCCCGCCCGCCCGCGCCCGCCGCCGCTCCCCTGCCCGACGTCACCGATCCCGACATCACCTTGCTGAAGAGGCTCAGAGATGCGCTGGAGGCCCTTTGA
- a CDS encoding roadblock/LC7 domain-containing protein: protein MASEAEILDELRRLRARVPQLTGALAAGVDGLVLAQDTPGVEPERVAALTVTALGVAVRMADATGQGDFRELIVRGVYGYVATYAAGRGAVLTVLAQDRVHVGRLLLEGRRAGARIGELVDAEAAVAAAAEAAVAEERTDPAPPAKAPPKTTTARTRTARAPRTTTGTNARTTTDS, encoded by the coding sequence ATGGCCTCCGAGGCAGAGATCCTCGACGAGCTGCGCCGGCTGAGAGCCCGCGTGCCCCAGCTGACCGGGGCACTGGCGGCGGGCGTCGACGGTCTCGTCCTGGCCCAGGACACCCCGGGCGTCGAGCCGGAACGGGTCGCCGCGCTCACCGTGACGGCGCTCGGCGTGGCCGTACGGATGGCGGACGCGACCGGGCAGGGCGACTTCCGCGAGCTGATCGTGCGCGGGGTCTACGGCTATGTCGCGACCTACGCGGCGGGCCGCGGCGCCGTGCTGACCGTGCTCGCCCAGGACCGCGTCCACGTCGGCCGGCTGCTGCTGGAGGGCCGCCGCGCCGGGGCCCGGATCGGCGAGCTGGTCGACGCCGAGGCGGCGGTCGCGGCCGCCGCCGAAGCCGCCGTGGCCGAGGAACGGACCGACCCTGCGCCGCCCGCCAAGGCGCCCCCGAAAACCACCACCGCACGAACGAGAACAGCGCGCGCACCACGCACCACCACAGGCACCAACGCGCGCACCACCACGGATAGTTGA
- a CDS encoding MurR/RpiR family transcriptional regulator produces the protein MGGSSDASVDSAVDRGVGVTDSPAARLQALFEGHRLTPTQRRIAHSMVRRAADVPFLSSVELAELAGVSQPSVTRFAVALGFDGYPALRKHLREVAPSESAPDTASYNEYQQAVEAEIENLKHLAEILADPRPVAKAGRLLAASRPLPVLGLRAAASQAYGFAYFAAKVHPDVRLLNEGGTMIHDRIDAAVRAGASALLCFALPRHPREVVDTLAYARETGLTVVTVADSAFAPVAKVSDLLIPAAVGTGLAFDTACAPMLLGRVLLEAMCDDLPDAQARLEEFDVRAAARGLFVE, from the coding sequence ATGGGCGGGAGTTCGGATGCGAGCGTGGACTCGGCCGTGGACAGGGGTGTGGGTGTGACCGACAGCCCGGCCGCCCGGCTGCAGGCGCTCTTCGAGGGGCACCGGCTCACACCGACCCAGCGGCGTATCGCGCACAGCATGGTGCGCCGCGCGGCCGACGTGCCGTTCCTCTCCAGCGTCGAACTCGCGGAACTCGCCGGGGTCAGCCAGCCCTCCGTGACCCGCTTCGCGGTCGCCCTCGGCTTCGACGGCTACCCGGCGCTGCGCAAACACCTCCGCGAGGTCGCGCCCTCCGAGTCGGCCCCGGACACGGCGTCGTACAACGAGTACCAGCAGGCCGTAGAGGCCGAGATCGAGAACCTCAAGCACCTCGCGGAGATACTGGCCGACCCCCGGCCGGTCGCGAAGGCCGGCCGGCTGCTCGCCGCGTCGCGTCCGCTGCCCGTGCTCGGTCTGCGCGCGGCGGCCTCCCAGGCGTACGGCTTCGCGTACTTCGCCGCGAAGGTCCATCCGGACGTACGGCTGCTCAACGAGGGCGGCACGATGATCCATGACCGGATCGACGCGGCGGTGCGGGCCGGTGCCAGCGCCCTGCTGTGCTTTGCGCTGCCGCGGCATCCGCGTGAGGTCGTCGACACGTTGGCGTACGCGAGGGAGACGGGGCTGACCGTCGTCACCGTCGCGGACTCGGCGTTCGCTCCTGTTGCCAAGGTGTCCGATCTGCTGATTCCGGCCGCGGTCGGGACGGGCCTCGCCTTTGACACGGCGTGTGCGCCGATGCTGCTGGGGCGGGTGTTGCTGGAGGCGATGTGTGACGACTTGCCGGATGCGCAGGCGCGGTTGGAGGAGTTCGACGTGCGGGCGGCGGCGCGGGGGTTGTTCGTGGAGTGA
- a CDS encoding aromatic amino acid ammonia-lyase: protein MSSQIADASDVALSGGTDLVVLDGVGFGVTDVVRLADGDARPVPGTDAMKRATESWDAARQIAATGRVYGRSTGVGANRNEDVPTEAAAEHGLRLLRSHAGAIGDELPAREVRAMLAVRANQLLAGGAGLRPTVVTALCEALENGVYPVVNEFGSVGTGDIAALAQVGLALVGEHPWRSVFGDPGLSGGPGRVGVPGRVGVPGLVGVPEPQPLDNNDALAMISSNALTLGQSALALHELRGLIGATQVVGALSLLAVDGSHEPYAAPVHAARPHRGSTEVARRMRELIGAADRPTPPLGRIQDPYGFRCLPQIHGPAHDAADALEEVLAIEINAAAENPFISAEDMTAYHHGGFYQAQLVLALDHFRLALTQVARLSTSRLSSLNEPGFTRLKPFLADNEAASSGVMILEYAAAAALGDLRAFSAPASLGHAVLSRGVEEQASFASLAARQTLRACRAYRLVVGCELVAAVRALRQRGLRPDPELPVGRALELAESVLDDETADRPLTDDVTAAAGLLDRFTEIWRGSAS from the coding sequence ATGTCGTCTCAGATTGCGGACGCCTCTGATGTGGCGCTGTCCGGCGGCACCGATCTGGTCGTCCTCGACGGGGTCGGCTTCGGGGTCACCGACGTCGTACGCCTCGCCGACGGGGACGCCCGCCCGGTCCCCGGCACCGATGCGATGAAGCGCGCGACCGAGTCCTGGGACGCGGCCCGCCAGATCGCCGCGACCGGCCGCGTCTACGGCCGCTCGACCGGCGTGGGCGCGAACCGGAACGAGGACGTGCCCACGGAGGCGGCGGCGGAGCACGGCCTGCGGCTCCTCCGCAGTCACGCCGGCGCGATCGGCGACGAGCTTCCGGCGCGGGAGGTGCGGGCGATGCTCGCCGTCCGCGCGAACCAGTTGCTGGCGGGGGGTGCGGGGCTCCGGCCGACTGTTGTCACGGCGTTGTGCGAGGCGCTGGAGAACGGGGTGTATCCGGTCGTCAACGAGTTCGGGTCGGTGGGGACGGGGGACATCGCGGCGCTGGCTCAGGTGGGGCTGGCGTTGGTGGGGGAGCATCCTTGGCGGAGTGTCTTCGGCGATCCCGGTCTCTCTGGTGGTCCCGGTCGTGTCGGCGTTCCCGGTCGTGTGGGCGTGCCCGGTCTTGTGGGCGTTCCCGAGCCCCAACCCCTGGACAACAACGACGCGTTGGCGATGATCAGCAGCAACGCCCTCACTCTCGGCCAATCCGCCCTCGCTCTGCACGAGTTGAGGGGGCTCATCGGGGCGACGCAGGTCGTCGGGGCGTTGTCGTTGCTTGCTGTGGACGGGTCGCACGAGCCGTATGCCGCGCCTGTGCATGCCGCTCGGCCGCATCGGGGGTCGACCGAAGTCGCGCGGCGGATGCGGGAGTTGATCGGGGCCGCCGACCGGCCCACCCCTCCGCTCGGGCGGATCCAGGACCCGTACGGGTTCCGGTGTCTGCCGCAGATCCACGGTCCCGCGCACGACGCGGCGGACGCGTTGGAGGAGGTGCTGGCGATCGAGATCAACGCGGCCGCCGAGAACCCGTTCATCTCCGCCGAGGACATGACCGCCTACCACCACGGCGGCTTCTACCAGGCCCAACTCGTCCTCGCCCTGGACCACTTCAGGCTCGCGCTCACCCAGGTGGCCCGGCTGTCGACGTCCCGGCTCTCCTCGCTGAACGAGCCCGGGTTCACCCGCCTCAAGCCGTTCCTCGCGGACAACGAGGCCGCGTCCTCCGGGGTGATGATCCTGGAGTACGCCGCCGCGGCGGCCCTCGGCGACCTGCGGGCCTTCTCCGCTCCCGCCTCGCTCGGGCACGCTGTACTCTCCCGGGGCGTCGAGGAACAGGCCAGCTTCGCCTCGCTCGCCGCACGTCAGACACTGCGCGCCTGCCGCGCGTACCGTCTCGTCGTCGGCTGCGAACTCGTCGCCGCCGTACGGGCGTTGCGCCAGCGCGGGCTGCGGCCCGACCCGGAACTCCCGGTCGGCCGCGCGCTGGAGCTGGCCGAATCGGTGCTCGACGACGAGACGGCGGACCGGCCGCTCACGGACGATGTGACGGCGGCGGCGGGACTGCTGGACCGGTTCACGGAGATCTGGAGGGGGAGCGCGTCATGA
- a CDS encoding ABC transporter ATP-binding protein encodes MIQFDAVHKRFPNGTTAVHDLSLEMPEGGVTVLVGSSGCGKTTTLRMINRMIDPTSGVIKVGGKDVTQQDAAELRRSIGYVIQQSGLFPHRTVLDNIATVPLLLGHGRKKARARAAELLETVGLAPDAGKRYPHQLSGGQQQRVGVARALAADPPVLLMDEPFGAVDPVVRTQLQDELLRLQKELNKTIVFVTHDIDEAVRLGDRIAIFRTGGHLVQCAAPAELLARPADDFVADFLGAERGLKLLSLTTLAEVPQGPAPEGGTWTLVVDEARKPLHWAAKATDGAEIPVRPLTDGDSLLAALNESVASPNGLIARVDANGVLTGVTSRDDIHTHAGQAHAEARIAA; translated from the coding sequence ATGATCCAGTTCGACGCGGTCCACAAACGCTTCCCCAACGGCACGACAGCAGTTCACGACCTCTCCCTGGAGATGCCGGAAGGCGGGGTCACCGTACTGGTCGGTTCCTCCGGTTGCGGCAAGACGACCACCCTTCGGATGATCAACCGGATGATCGACCCGACCTCGGGCGTCATCAAGGTCGGCGGCAAGGACGTCACCCAGCAGGACGCGGCCGAACTGCGCCGTTCCATCGGGTACGTCATCCAGCAGTCGGGCCTCTTCCCGCACCGCACGGTGCTGGACAACATCGCCACCGTGCCGCTGCTCCTCGGGCACGGACGGAAGAAGGCGCGGGCCCGCGCGGCCGAGCTGCTGGAGACCGTCGGGCTCGCCCCCGACGCCGGCAAGCGGTACCCGCACCAGCTCTCCGGCGGCCAGCAGCAGCGCGTCGGCGTGGCCCGCGCGCTCGCCGCCGACCCGCCGGTGCTCCTGATGGACGAGCCCTTCGGCGCCGTCGACCCGGTGGTCCGCACCCAGCTCCAGGACGAACTCCTGCGCTTGCAGAAGGAGTTGAACAAGACCATCGTCTTCGTCACGCATGACATCGACGAAGCCGTACGGCTCGGCGACCGCATCGCGATCTTCCGCACCGGCGGTCACCTCGTCCAGTGCGCGGCCCCCGCCGAACTCCTCGCCCGCCCGGCCGACGACTTCGTCGCCGACTTCCTCGGCGCCGAGCGCGGTCTCAAACTGCTCTCCCTCACCACCCTCGCCGAGGTCCCGCAGGGCCCGGCCCCCGAGGGCGGTACCTGGACCCTGGTCGTGGACGAGGCGCGCAAGCCCCTCCACTGGGCGGCCAAAGCCACGGACGGCGCCGAGATCCCCGTACGACCGCTGACGGACGGCGATTCACTCCTCGCCGCCCTCAACGAGTCCGTCGCCTCCCCGAACGGCCTGATCGCCCGCGTCGACGCGAACGGCGTCCTCACCGGCGTCACCTCCCGCGACGACATCCACACCCACGCGGGCCAGGCACACGCCGAGGCAAGGATCGCGGCATGA
- a CDS encoding ABC transporter permease, whose product MSVDWSWIGDHTDDLTSLTFSHLQAAMTAVFLGLLISLPLAVVAHRVRPLRGFLLGLSNVLFTIPSIAIFVLLLPISGLTRTTTVIGLTVYTLVVLLRNTVEGLDSVPAKTKEAAKAMGTRPLRTLLTVELPLALPVIMAGVRIATVMSISLVSVATYIGDGGLGQLFTDGFQRDFPTPVIVGVVLTLLLAVVADALLVGLQYVLTPWTRRRA is encoded by the coding sequence ATGAGCGTCGACTGGTCGTGGATCGGCGACCACACCGACGACCTCACCAGCCTCACCTTCTCGCATCTCCAGGCCGCGATGACCGCCGTCTTCCTCGGCCTGCTGATCTCGCTCCCGCTGGCGGTCGTGGCCCACCGCGTCCGCCCGCTCCGGGGCTTCCTGCTCGGCCTCTCGAACGTCCTCTTCACGATCCCGTCGATCGCGATCTTCGTGCTCCTGCTCCCGATCAGCGGCCTCACCCGCACCACGACCGTGATCGGCCTGACGGTCTACACGCTGGTCGTGCTGCTGCGGAACACCGTCGAGGGCCTCGACTCGGTCCCCGCGAAGACGAAGGAGGCCGCGAAGGCGATGGGCACGCGCCCCCTGCGCACGCTCCTCACCGTCGAACTCCCCCTCGCGCTCCCGGTGATCATGGCAGGCGTCCGCATCGCGACCGTGATGTCCATCTCGCTCGTCTCGGTCGCGACCTACATCGGCGACGGCGGCCTCGGCCAGCTCTTCACCGACGGCTTCCAGCGCGACTTCCCGACGCCGGTGATCGTGGGCGTGGTCCTGACCCTGCTGCTCGCGGTGGTCGCGGACGCCCTGCTGGTCGGCCTTCAGTACGTACTGACTCCCTGGACGAGGCGGCGAGCCTGA
- a CDS encoding ABC transporter permease yields the protein MFELFKNLGKWLTSGSQWAGSDGIAHRLAEHLQYSLLATLIAAAIGLPLGLLIGHTGKGAFLAINLASFGRALPTVGLVVLVFLASGLSMWPVYIALVALAVPSIVTNTYAGMTAVDPDVKDAARGQGMRGHQVLFQVELPLALPLIMTGLRLALIQVVSTATVAAYVSFGGLGRFVFDGLAQRDLVQVLGGAVLVAVVAIVLDLGLSGLQRFLFRHRTA from the coding sequence ATGTTCGAACTCTTCAAGAACCTCGGCAAGTGGCTGACCAGCGGCTCCCAGTGGGCCGGTTCGGACGGCATCGCGCACCGCCTCGCCGAGCACCTCCAGTACTCGCTGCTCGCGACCCTCATCGCGGCCGCGATCGGCCTCCCGCTGGGCCTGCTGATCGGCCACACCGGCAAGGGCGCGTTCCTCGCGATCAACCTCGCCTCCTTCGGCCGCGCCCTGCCGACCGTCGGCCTGGTCGTCCTGGTCTTCCTGGCCAGCGGCCTGTCGATGTGGCCGGTGTACATCGCGCTGGTCGCCCTCGCGGTCCCGTCCATCGTCACGAACACCTACGCCGGGATGACCGCCGTGGACCCGGACGTGAAGGACGCGGCACGCGGCCAGGGCATGCGCGGCCACCAGGTCCTGTTCCAGGTCGAGTTGCCCCTCGCGCTCCCCCTGATCATGACCGGCCTGCGCCTCGCCCTCATCCAGGTGGTCTCCACGGCCACCGTCGCCGCGTACGTCTCCTTCGGCGGCCTCGGCCGCTTCGTCTTCGACGGACTCGCCCAGCGGGATCTTGTGCAAGTGCTGGGCGGGGCGGTGCTTGTTGCCGTTGTCGCCATCGTGCTGGACCTCGGTCTCTCCGGGCTTCAGCGCTTCCTCTTCCGTCATCGCACGGCGTGA